tgcatcatgatttggttgtagccggagtaggcgtccatgaagcttagCAGTTGGTTGCCGGAAGTTGAATCGACGAGCTGATCAATTCTAGGCAGtggaaagttgtctttagggcatgccttgttgaggTCGGTGTAGTCGATGCACACTCTCCACAgacctttatctttttttgccACTAGAACAATGTTCGCCAGCCATCTGCGTAGGAGACTTCTTCGATGAAACCAGCAGCTAGAAGCTTATCGATCTCGGTTTCAATGATGGCAACCCGCTCGGGGGCGAAGTTACGTCTCTTCTGCGCTACTGGTTTGATGGCTGGGTTGACGTGTAAGCGATGGCAGATGATCTGGGGAtcgatgccaggcatgtcGGATGGCGACCATGCAAATACGTCTTTGTTGTTCCGGAGGAAGGCTGCAAGCTCTATCTTTTCCTCATGGCTTAggcgcgagccgatccgcGCTTTTCTCTCTGGCTTGTCAGGATCAAGGGGTACTAGCTCAACGTCCTCTTCGggcttccatccttcttcagCAGAGACCTCCGGACGGATTCCCTCGACTTGGTGCTGATTCTTTGATTGCTATTGGGGAGTAGCTattccctttcctttctgGTCTGCTCGGCCGTCAGGAATGGGATCTGCTTTCTCCTCTGCTTGTTCTACTCCCTTTAGATCTGCCTGATTCACAGGGAGGAACTGTGTTTGCTTGCTTTTCTTCAGCCCTTGAGCTGAGCATTTTCTTGCCATTGCTTGATCGCTGTTGATCTGGCCGATACCGCCCCCAGGGATTGGGTAGCGAATCTTCTGATGTGTGGCAGAGGTGATGGCGTTGATCTGGCTGATCCATGGTCTGCCTAGAATGCCATTGTAGGGTGAGATCTCATCAATGACCATGAACGTTTGCAGCTGATTACAGGTGGAGAGTAGACGTCGAGATCTCTCGTGCCCACGGCAACCGTCGTTGCGCCATTGAAACCAGTCAGGGACTTGGCTGATTTATTGATCTTTGCCTCTAAGCTCATCTGTTGGACGACTGCCAATTGTAGGATGTTGGCTGCACTGCCCTCATCTGCATGGACTCGGTCGACCATGGCCTGAGcgatttgaatgctgatgacaaGGGCATCGTTGTGCGGTAGATCCAGGCCGATTAAGTCTTTCTTTGGAAAGCCGATCACGGGATCGTCTTCTGCTAGTGAGAAACTAGTTGATACTTGGGAGATCACGGTAGCCTatttgatcttcctcttcttttctttgttggacAGTCCGGACTCCTCGGAGtcggctaggattgtgttaatccttatgaccttctACGGTGGCTCCTTGGCGGTATCGCGGTCTTCTATCTGCTGGATGGCTTGCTTCGCGATGAACTCCGTGCAATGACCTTCTCTTACGAGTTCTTCGAGATGCGCTTTCCAAGCAAAGCAATTATTCGTATTGTGCCCATGTGTCGCATGGAAGGCacaatattttctggtatccCTCTTGTCCGGATCTCCTTTCAAGGGTGGCGGTCTTTTTACCCAAGGTTTGTTCTTCACTTGGGCTAGaatttgatgtatggggatagagaacttggtgtagttctcTTTCGTCGTGGCCTCTCTTTGTGGGCGTGACCTGCCTTTGTCTTTGTCCCTGCTGCCAAGCCTGTCGCCTCTTTGTTCTGCCCGTTTGGCCGGTCGATCTTCCTGCTCAGTGGACTTTTTCGCGGTGATTCGATCGTCATCCCAGAGTGCGTAGCGTTCTGCGGTCGCGAAGACCTCTGCCAGAGTCTGGCTGGGAGTGATAGTCAGCTCGCGGTATAAGTCATGTTCTGCTGGAAGACCTTTCTTGAATGCAGAGGATGCGATTTGGTCATCGCACCCTACGATGTTGGCCTTTTCTGCTTTGaacctcttgatgtaatctcgaaggGATTCCTCGGGCTTCTTGCGCAGGTTAAACAGAtggtcagggttcttcttgatcgtCCGATAAGAAGTGTATTCTTTAGTGAAGACGTAAGtaagctccttgaagctgttGATCGACCCGGATGGCAGGGTATGGAACCAATCTTGAGCTGCTCCTCGCAAAgtcattgcaaacaccttGCACATTAGCGCGTCTTCAGCTTTGTAGAGGATCATAAGGCTCTTGAAATGCTTCAGATGACTTTCAGGTCGGAATCGCCTTTGAAGCATGTGAAAGAGGGCGTTGAGAATCTTTTTGGGGGGGGAGCCTGCTCGATTTTGGCGGTGAAAGGTGAGGAGTTTGCTTGGTCTACCTCAATGCGTAGTGCGTCTTCGAAATTTCCGCCAATCTTTAAGTCTCGAAGTCGGTtattcacaagcttctcaacgtCTTCTGCACGCATGGCTAGTCGGTCATGTTGATGACCTTCGTGATTTAGGCGATGCTGATTGACTTCCTCATTGGCTTGCGAGGGTCGACCTCCTCGGTTGCGCTGTCTAGACGGCGTGTTGGTGGACTGCGCTTGCGAGGGATTTCCAGTAGTTTGGCGACGAGAATTGGTTCTTCGAGAGCGAGTAGTGGAGCGCCTTTCTTCACGGTCCTCATTGTGATGATTGTCGAGTTGACCTCCCTGGGGGCCTATCCTTTCGTGAATATTTCTCTGTGAGCGGCAGCAGAGCGCCTTTCCTCTCGATCCTCGTCTCGATGGCCGTCAAGTTGACCTCCCTGGGAGCCTAGCCTTTCATGAACGTCTTCATGCTGGCCCAGGCGAGCGTGGATGTCAGGTCTTGGGCCCAGCCTATCGCGCACGTTGGTCCCTAAATTCAATCTGGATGGGAAACTTCGTCTGCTCTGAGTGTGGCTTGCGGATGCTTGCGACATGTCCGCTAGCTGATCTCGTTGTTGCGCATTTCCTTGTCTGCTTACTCCTGCTCGACCTGCTTGGTTCCCACCGAACTGCCTATCGGCGCGTTCGtttatccttctctcttcgccctgttgtccaaggccaaggttttgagccaaatttatttgattgaggaattgcctcatcaaattgttttggtcgtccattctctgagttagctggtcaactctcagattaaggtctgcttgacttcgtggatcgggaggagagaaatgTGTAGAGCCTAATTGCACACGGGCTAGGTTTTCGTTGGATGTGTGCGTGGGAGCATGCGTCGAgcgtggaggcaatggagggaatggTTGAAGTTGCTCCAAGATTGGGCCAAAGTCGACGGTGGTAGTGAGCCCAACTGGATGTGAGGTTCCACCATGCTCAACGGTGGTGCTATGAAGGTGGCTAGGTCCGGCCATGGGGCCTTGAGACGGTACGACGGCGGCGGAGGCCGGTACGGTGGTTCCAGTCACACGGGGTGGCTGTTGAGGGTTCATGGCGGCGAGAGGTGGTGGGGCCGCCATGTCGATCACGGGATCGTGGGAGGAGTAGCTTTGGGCCGTCACGGATTGAGCCATAGCGGCGGTTTTGCTCCTCGTGcgcttgcttccaaccatggttgtttggaaggcttcggtggattggaaaataggaggaacggattccttgagcacgcgttgagtataactcgcactctcaatgaaagcaccaaatgtttgtgcaaataatctcacgggagaatattcgcttctagatccttcaaccttcgatcttccttctctctcttcctcgattcctgtaaaaaagactggagtaaatagaccacacccggggggtgttggccaaaggccctccgatgcctaagttagttcgagtgtttgtaggaaaacaatagctaagcaaagggtacaGAGTTTTATGTAtggtgtaaaccgggtggccggagccgtgtgtggtggccggagccgtggggagaaaatatggagaatggagagggagagagagcttcaggtatttttctcgggtataaggagtaggtttagatgtaccttgaatgatgaatgaggtcgtctatttataggagcctcggggctagggtttcgtaggaatccagttgggcctgataatatctgaattaaatatatattatctcttaagaagataatatctgaattaaatgatattatctcttaaaaagataatatctgatttaaatgatattatcttctctttattaggataatatcttaattaatgatattatctctttaaataaagataatatcatattaattaagatatttatcccaattaattaattagccagataaactggtttaattaattaattaaagagataatcttcttttccacgtggcgtgccctaattggagacgaaaatatatgctcccacagagatcatataaaaagaaaagcctAGGtcaaaaagaagggaaaggaCTTTTGATGACTGTTCATCAAGAGGAGAATACGGTTCTAGGCGTGTGTGTACGACATTGTATTTCAGGGTTTCTTCCTTCActcttataatattattttctatgtttttaattatgttaaTGTGTAACTAAACTTTAATCTAGGGCAGGGTTAAGCCCTAGCATCATGATATAGTACTGTAAGTTTATTTATCCATTAATGTGATTTTGTGTTTGAACTTTAATTGCCGAGTGTTATACTGGTTATGTGCTTTGATGCTTGATCACCATTATGGTATATGACTAAGTTGAGTGAATGCCACACTGATTTTGAGTAAGCTTCTTGCAATTAAAAGGTGTGATTACTTAGGGTAAATGCCATGCTATAAGAATTACATGATTGATTTGGTTACTCGTGCCCATCGTACTCTTCATGTTTATATCTAGCCTAAATACCATAGGGAGATTGCATGTTGTAGGAGTTATTCTAGCCTAAATGCCATAGGGAGAATAAACGTAAGGTAACCAATCTTCAATATGAAATTTCCTCTTAATGGATGAATGAACAAAAGTGCTATATTGGATTGCTTGTGGTGGACGCCTAGCGTTAGTGTATTATCCTCCTGATTTTCTCAACCAATTAATAATCCTTCAAAACTGTCTTTCcaatttgtgttttattttattcgcgttgaatccaaaaataataattcattgATTTACAAGTCAAGTATTTAGTGCATCTTTTAAATTGACTTCAGTCTTCGTGGGAATGACCTCATATTTACCTTTGCTATACGAATAAGAGCCATGTTCTATTGCCAGTATATATAGCATTTTAACCTCTGTTTTGCAGGTGGCTAAAATCCTATCACAATTTTTGGTGCCGTTGCTGGGGActgaaaattaattattatttagtttaTGGTAAGTACTttactttgtttattttattttattttagtttattaATTAGTCTTGTGTCTCGTGTAGTTTATGGTGAGTAGGAGCACAAGATCCAAAAACCCAAATCTTGCTCCGTACGACTTTGAGCTTGAAAAAACAACAAGGAAGAACGCAAGAAACAAAgttttgttgtaaaataactgggatatgtgcgaatattgagctgcacgtaaagtagatgagacacagtatttaacgaggttcggctatgcctacgtccccggagagcagctgtagtaacttttccactatgtaaaataatagggctacaactttagtgtttacaatatatgtggctcactaatttttctctcttggagaaatttctctccactctatttttctctctacttactcaccctctttcttccttctcttcctttctttctttcctcactccttcttctcttcattttggtgtatcttacaagtgaatgagcaagcctatttataggcaaagtaaaaggctgctaatggagacataatgaattctccccaacattataatttcatcttttgactaatcatcccacttctaacaccatcatttcttcttttgactaccatactcaacaccatcatttttcttccatcatttctctttatgtgggcttcaccaatattatttacaacactccccttggagaccacaaatgacatGTCGGTTGCATCATTAAAgatttgcttggagaaaacccaatgaggtagaaaactgatggaatgaagaagattACAGTAATCAGTGCAGCATagttctggatgctccccctgatgtcttcatgactatcttttggagtgagaatctttcggagtgagtggaggatatagccattaataattctcgtagttgagtaagtaaatatatttccagtgagctatctctatgtaaatcatagaaattttcagagtccgcgtttctaacaaaacttgggctatttgtaagttcacttaaaagaatatgcccgtacatggtgttatgcggagatagcatcaaatatacctcacatcatcccaaaatgatggtgatggagttgagccctatctggaaaatatgatgtccggtccaatatacttccggaaaatcattaaagtgtccaacggataatcctcataaaaatgcttcaatactttcttagtataagcaagaatctcgttggcataatgctcgatccttaagtcgagacaaatatttcttgaactcttcagaagctttaatgtgttgcaaacacattataatccatgtactcactgagacaatttatgcacattagtattgagtacagattttgtgcttcaggcacatgtccttcagggatttgcttcatgcaatttcaatcctttcaaggattttgtttaaagggattaaactttatgacacattatatagctttaacccagctatttatacatctctAGGGAATCACTACTAgtgatatgctccgtgcatttaataacccttaaagataacatgttggtctccgtaaatgtgcaataaggaggcacaattgaatctgtaaatatggagaaaacccaacattccttgtttctgccagaaacattgtgtcatacaaagtaggcatattcccttttattccgaacacccaagtataactttcagtattaacaaattttggggtttgtattgtgggtttgttctttcacgttcattctcatctataatggaattacctcattccattttggccaatgatattgtcgacatttaataattgaacgtggttccaatcaacacagcccattgatgatttgagtagctactccaaaaccaaaaattgtcattcatcaattcatgatcccaccattctcatgtgcatgcgcatgcatcaattataagcatttatttgcctttgggtacccaagccacttcagggggcttttatgatgtgagaatgtggattataacctccaatggagcgttattttgcagtagggcgtggataatctctatttaaggagttggaacatttagaacccatatatctgtcatgctgcaggcatgccacagattaatacatacatgtcaattaatttctgggaccttaacccatattatgggactttaacccatataatttgctacgcattaggcgtgcacaatatcaatattgacatctaaaaggattgtcctttcgggacttcaatccacatcatttgctacgcaacaggcgtgcatcatattgatcactgctatacccatattctgttcttatgggactttaatctgtgcagtgtattatcaatgtatccaacttgcaatctgtaaaatttgcattaataattcatggatacatacaagccattcttttggaacagacttatctccccatttggttacctttcaagataaaatatcaaataagtatataagcatataataacacaaatattgcttacatccttaggtgggagaaacttttctcaagtatcattcaagctcgtatcggcccagtaaatgtagcgcttgatgatctagttatatcctgcaagagcaaaatcacaattcttttctctgtcaaaaacaaataaccctcagagttaggatcacttcatggattctttcttcagatgttcattctaaagaaataaaatcccttatgaacagagagttacaaaaagagaaaaaatgcaaaaaaattgtgatattgattccaagagaaggtaagcaatcagggaaggacgctggtgggagcagacaacaagctcagcaatcaaggaaggaagctggtgggagcaaacaacaagctctcatttcttctagtctagaagaacttccggagattagagcataaggttgccttcacagttcccggatgtggcggaaacgtgatcagggatagtctcgcttcctgaatggatgatcagagatagtcttgcttctcgggcatattgagtgctcactgataagaaaaataagtagatatcgcatcactaggtatggagaaaaactggatgtcttctgcaaagaaaatttcgttagtaacacatttatacacaaataagaggaataggtagaatcggtgaatttcaaattaaccataggaaaattgcgagattctcggggtgcttttgaaaaaatagctccgtgaaatccgcaaagcaagatcggcttttgacgaaaataatactttgaaaatgccgaaagtgccgacaaacattaatggaggccacgtgaagttttggaatctggaaaagaaaaagagaatatggggatccgaaaagatattgggatcctgaaaaactgtagccatatttcctcctatagatattgcctttgcaaaacttgattggagtaactgcgtttcaacttaacttccttcattttctgaaactttagttttcttaagactttcttcgaaaccttcttaaaaatggcttcctcttcttcctgcccaaattatttcaatttgaatgatactcccacaacaaccagtgacgccaaagtttggcgtccatcctttatatcccaaaatcgtcatctcacagttaatgattctgtgatgatgaatgatgctactgctgtcatagtagctaggaatgttattactccaatggatgaaatgctgttaacagggagatcagaggaagaggctattgatgactcaatggcttttagcattcagagtgctgcttctgtttctaacatggctgatcgtttgtgtgccagagcaaacgaggttgataggttaacaactgaaaattcgtctctccaaagaatgcttcatgagtctcaacagcaggttgagaaacttaaaggagagaataatgccttgttgaaactggtgagttcgtactctgttgatacactgagaaggctggacatgctgcaggtctccaatgagagaattttgggagaccacgagaagctcatggctaagcttaagaggcgccgtcctcttccttcagaggcttccagaacgtaatgtaattttatagattttacagggcctgcaccttcattgcaggtggaaaaaatctatctgttgtatgttcctgtaataataattgcgcacattcttaaacttgcacctgtggtttttacgtcttttcaaaatgacggtttggaaccttgttccttataggttcaaataaccacatcgactctcccaaatttcatatttcaacgtatggaacttttggcctgggctaaacacaaaactcagaatttatttgcccttctcaaatggacatgaaatatgaattgagtaaaagctacGATAATATCgtaatatagtagtgaagagcattaactactatatacccacaatctcaaattcgggatttctcatatatttgaatccatgtgcttccggcccagatatatcaaaatatgtggggagcctcaattcatcatttgaggtttatattgatattatctatttcacggtgtattcttaacaaccggaattcacaaaatatatttcttccttgaggtgtcgattataacaaaatcgaactttattaaattcatcattctcttatgccaaagaaatatgtggcgtaccacaatttgcaataatacctcaagggttgtccatttaattgttggaacttcaggttctcaacactgttagattttgaacctcaagccaaaatcacatattttcatggtatggacatttttacaattttctgcaCATATTTCTaaacttcaagcccttacataattgtccatatcttgaggaacttctggcatcttatttaattgctcatccatgagtttaaggaactgcaggttccctttttgaatagtgacagtttacccaaaatggtaaatatttatgcatacatcactattcatgtatacgacactattcatgtgtacagtacatttgccaatacagttattttcatgtgtacggcactattaaccaatataatactgttacatcatttaaggaaccccaggtccttatttacatatcaagaatcaaggaccctcaagtccgatcacatgtttacaaatatagtactggagagactgccagctctcatatcaatatcatcatcaaggatcttcacgtcctgatgtagttgtatgatgaggatcaagaaacttctggttctgatctgtatccttgtaaaaaaaaaactcatcataccacacaattaatccataaaataaattacttgtaaattaaattattggtaAATGAATTGCTTGTATGGAcaataaacccgcaccatacgttaaataaaagtaaatgtgcggtaaagtaaattcataaagtatgagggttaattcctcatcatactttaagtaaaagtaaatgtgtggtaaagtaaattcataaagtatgagggttaattcctcatcatactttaagtaaaagtaaatgtgcgataaaataaattgcttgctatatggacgttaattccgcaccatatcttaaataaaattaaatgtgcggtaaagtaaattcataaagtatgagggttaattccacatcatactttaagtaaaagtaaatttgcgataaagtaaacgtgcttgtatgggcactaattctgctccatacatttaaataaaagtaaaggcatggacgataaacccgcaccacccttttaaatagataatgttgtatgggtaataaacctacaccatacagtaaataatgtacagtaaagtaatttcataaagtatgagggttaattctaCATCATACTTGAAGTAAaggtaaatttgcgataaagtaaacgtgcttgtatgggcactaattctgctccatacatttaaataaaagtaaagacaATTATTTGTGGGTTCATATCAACAccacaatcaaataatataatattattatactgATATATTAGTGGAAAGCTAGACACATCatgttggcttttcttctttacatcaacataatagttagtagtatagataatagtgcagcacaaaaattatacctgagagcttctcgtgctgataacgtgttgtaaaataactgggatatgtgctaatattgagctgcacgtaaagtagatgagacacagtatttaacgaggttcggctatgcctacgtccccggagagcagcagtagtaacttttccactatgtaaaataatagggctacaacttttgtgtttacaatatatgtggctgactaatttttctctcttggagaaatttctctccactctatttttctctctacttactcaccctctttcttccttctcttcctttctttctttcctcactctttcttctcttcattttggtgtatcttacaagtgaatgagaaagcctatttataggcaaagtaaaaggcttctaatggagacataatgaattctccccaacattataatttcatcttttgactaatcatcccacttctaacaccatcatttcttcttttgactaccatactcaacaccatcatttttcttccatcatttctctttatgtgggcttcaccaatattatttacaacaagTTTCAGCTTCTACTACTCACATGGACGGATTAATTAGTGCCACTAAGGGTTCTGTGCCTACCCCACC
Above is a window of Prunus persica cultivar Lovell chromosome G2, Prunus_persica_NCBIv2, whole genome shotgun sequence DNA encoding:
- the LOC109947277 gene encoding uncharacterized protein LOC109947277, which gives rise to MLQRRFRPESHLKHFKSLMILYKAEDALMCKVFAMTLRGAAQDWFHTLPSGSINSFKELTYVFTKEYTSYRTIKKNPDHLFNLRKKPEESLRDYIKRFKAEKANIVGCDDQIASSAFKKGLPAEHDLYRELTITPSQTLAEVFATAERYALWDDDRITAKKSTEQEDRPAKRAEQRGDRLGSRDKDKGRSRPQREATTKENYTKFSIPIHQILAQVKNKPWVKRPPPLKGDPDKRDTRKYCAFHATHGHNTNNCFAWKAHLEELVREGHCTEFIAKQAIQQIEDRDTAKEPP